Proteins encoded in a region of the Bactrocera tryoni isolate S06 chromosome 4, CSIRO_BtryS06_freeze2, whole genome shotgun sequence genome:
- the LOC120774871 gene encoding mucin-17: protein MSNMKNGFSTLNRWLGKRSKADKATPNGKLSKSSTNLNSLSVSSTNINETSQLEYNRITPLPAATSNAPFEQTFRITVLLPKDQLYVARLGARVPLSKLLELVCENKLLDASKYEFRNPVDSSQVYSCELTIGAVGLSEIRLCNKSETYGNFNADEIIKLHRTAIIRDSLSSSEFSSRYSKHTTKTTSPYSSSNSLNSMDSTGMNCVRTPVSPPATLTTTTTPSIISAPPRKKRAAPRPPSQTAIPEKTVLVTNGETNVKDTNSNIDKLEVLESSLSHKNHFVSTPNLSTLNEVTTLNSNGHISSLNVDSKQESSLNGYINLEIEMEQSQVKQKNARNLVGSSVQNLNSAENVQQPIEFPEPSPRKRMIQNKKKTTAPAPPPRGSSYADSDTLSIHSMSSSTPGTPLSPLIPISPEPISANTNLEVHIDPNSNNQQMANIQSRYSDPVTNEIPTPMLETTSPVPKPLPRITTNASQNDQNTFTESQVSSPKPTNVSKIILNRTPTPEPRSLSAEPQDNDSYLGVHISALKNTSHLEHDQESKQMDSGNYLNAHLTALKNASILEHEDDAFSKQADSGIGEPIPSPIPDSLPSESSVNDGKSAFESSSDDDDIIKVYNFKLGKTVVKTQMEPQTLEDFVVLAAEEQVNSGDNTPAPGTQEATPNFSDSSSWNFTIPISPPPNFADGRFVDGFVTEKTPDTPITPKIKERPMLDFKSISQAERSFIEAVGNSNQKPTNTHEMEFKKESLALPSPTTPLNEIVEELSEIIHNKRLDTLIKRPEDEPKIQAAKPATLSNFSITTITQQIQEKENEDPNEVSKLSSENSEPNSNFEQVTNQNQFPLEKLTRIAGQQNVTNLDKPSAQVTYEKVDHNGFSSSRRRSSGELSIGESPSLQSPEVIKTILNSRKNSSASSSDAETKVAGELKRQDEKDVEQKVNIPSLVEPPKNIVNAQKQVDTNITMPQFIVTSNFENTESKEVQKASLVNTAETPKNKVNAEKEEETRVSSTDHTKHKEVPKVYRYSGPPSINFSTWSERPKVQVSIKNEGDYIFGGKNADSQSAAVTTAAIEINTRSHIRNNRVSMPAAAFWAERENAPPPVAPKPITLTERMGIPEKEYHIPMSVKPLRDVTIENVDLNTTTNNTTQQRPSPNTQWKSTSITTVLLNGNSELENNKSETVTKPVFTSTLPRSNASRFSMPAVNNVGSVLLRSTSITQLEANKPKLNQSEAVAAPFGQNTLRKTGMKEKILANDTLPKEKAETESNIRDQIPKSQRSSLKSSTTTSNSVVGMTNVTTTSETKKVHQKPVQSAKSELKLQNSSSVYLNRTSLNPATNITTTTKAQSDVKSTSLVPPPPPTPPKGVTLSTPNSSPATTPSSTDPRDQLLMAIRNFKRDNLNRI, encoded by the exons AAACAAGCTACTGGATGCATCAAAATATGAATTTAGAAATCcag TTGATTCGAGTCAAGTATACAGCTGTGAATTAACTATTGGTGCGGTGGGCCTTTCTGAAATTCGATTATGTAACAAATCCGAAACGTATGGAAATTTTAATGCCGATGAAATTATAAAACTACATCGAACGGCAATCATACGTGACTCGCTCTCTTCATCAGAGTTCAGTAGTCGCTACTCAAAGCACACAACGAAAACGACTAGTCCATACAGCTCAAGCAACTCGCTTAATTCGATGGACTCAACAGGCATGAATTGCGTTCGCACTCCGGTGTCTCCACCTGCAAccctcacaacaacaacaactccatCCATAATATCGGCTCCTCCACGAAAGAAGCGTGCTGCACCACGACCGCCGAGTCAAACTGCCATACCAGAGAAGACAGTGCTCGTGACCAATGGTGAAACTAACGTAAAAGATACGAACTCCAATATTGATAAATTAGAGGTGTTAGAAAGTTCTCTGTCGCATAAAAATCACTTCGTATCAACGCCAAATCTTTCTACATTGAACGAAGTGACCACTCTAAATTCCAATGGACACATAAGCAGTCTTAACGTTGATAGCAAACAGGAGTCTAGCTTAAATGGTTATATTAATTTGGAAATTGAAATGGAACAATCACAGGTCAAACAGAAAAATGCACGAAATCTGGTTGGTAGCAGTGTACAGAATTTAAATAGTGCTGAAAACGTCCAACAACCTATCGAGTTCCCAGAACCATCGCCGCGTAAACGCATgatacaaaataagaaaaagacAACAGCGCCTGCACCGCCTCCCAGAGGCAGTTCATATGCAGATTCGGATACTCTTTCAATCCATTCAATGTCTTCATCTACACCGGGTACACCTTTAAGTCCACTAATACCCATATCGCCCGAACCTATTTCGGCAAATACAAATCTTGAAGTACATATAGATCCCAATAGCAATAATCAGCAAATGGCAAATATACAGTCCCGTTATTCCGACCCCGTTACTAATGAAATACCAACACCAATGCTTGAGACAACCTCTCCTGTACCTAAACCCCTTCCAAGAATAACTACCAATGCGTCTCAAAACGACCAAAATACATTTACGGAAAGCCAAGTTTCCTCTCCTAAACCAACGAATGTCTCCAAAATTATATTGAATCGTACACCAACACCGGAGCCCCGGTCCCTTTCTGCTGAGCCACAGGATAACGATAGTTATCTGGGTGTCCATATCAGTGCACTGAAAAATACATCCCATTTAGAACACGACCAAGAGTCTAAGCAAATGGACTCGGGTAATTATTTGAATGCACATTTAACGGCTCTTAAAAATGCATCAATTCTGGAGCATGAGGATGACGCTTTTTCGAAGCAGGCTGATTCAGGTATCGGCGAGCCTATACCCTCTCCGATTCCCGATAGTTTGCCATCAGAGAGTTCAGTAAATGATGGCAAATCGGCATTTGAGTCAAGCTCAGATGACGACGACattattaaggtgtataatttcAAGCTTGGAAAAACCGTAGTTAAAACGCAAATGGAACCACAAACTCTGGAAGATTTCGTCGTTTTAGCCGCTGAGGAACAGGTAAATAGCGGAGATAATACACCAGCACCAGGAACGCAAGAAGCAACACCTAATTTCTCGGATAGTTCGTCTTGGAACTTTACAATTCCAATATCTCCTCCGCCTAATTTTGCTGATGGACGTTTTGTAGACGGTTTTGTAACTGAGAAGACTCCGGATACGCCAATCACCCCCAAGATTAAAGAACGACCAATGTTGGATTTTAAATCAATTTCCCAAGCAGAAAGATCTTTTATCGAAGCTGTTGGTAATTCAAATCAGAAACCAACGAACACACATGAGATGGAGTTTAAAAAAGAGAGCTTAGCTTTGCCAAGCCCCACAACCCCTTTAAatgaaattgtggaagaacTTTCTGAAATAATTCATAACAAGCGTTTGGACACCCTAATTAAAAGGCCAGAAGATGAACCAAAGATACAGGCTGCTAAGCCAGCTACGTTATCCAACTTCAGTATCACAACAATCACACAACAGATTCaggaaaaagaaaatgaagatCCAAATGAAGTTTCTAAACTAAGCTCAGAAAATAGTGAGCCGAATTCCAACTTTGAGCAAGTAACCAATCAGAATCAATTCCCTTTAGAGAAGCTCACTCGCATAGCTGGACAACAAAACGTGACCAACTTAGATAAACCATCAGCACAAGTTACATATGAGAAAGTGGATCACAACGGATTTAGCTCCAGTCGTAGACGATCGTCCGGTGAACTTAGTATTGGTGAATCGCCATCCCTTCAAAGTCCTGAAGTCATCAAAACGATTCTAAATTCAAGGAAAAATAGCTCGGCTAGTAGTAGTGATGCAGAAACCAAAGTAGCGGGGGAACTTAAAAGGCAAGACGAAAAGGATGTAGAACAGAAAGTAAACATTCCCTCATTAGTGGAGCCACCAAAGAACATAGTTAATGCACAAAAACAAGTAGACACGAATATAACAATGCCACAGTTTATTGTCACTTCCAATTTCGAGAACACAGAGTCAAAAGAAGTACAGAAAGCGAGTTTGGTCAACACAGCGGAGACaccaaaaaataaagttaatgcAGAAAAGGAAGAGGAAACAAGAGTTTCGTCGACAGATCACACCAAACACAAAGAGGTGCCTAAAGTATATCGATACTCTGGACCCCCAAGCATTAATTTTTCTACTTGGAGTGAACGTCCAAAAGTACAAGTATCCATAAAAAATGAAGGTGACTACATTTTCGGAGGTAAGAATGCCGACAGCCAAAGCGCGGCCGTTACAACAGCAGCAATCGAGATTAACACGCGATCTCATATTCGAAATAATAGAGTTTCAATGCCAGCGGCAGCCTTTTGGGCGGAAAGAGAGAACGCACCGCCGCCAGTCGCTCCTAAACCCATAACACTCACAGAACGTATGGGCATCCCCGAGAAAGAGTACCATATACCAATGAGTGTTAAACCATTACGCGATGTAACAATTGAAAACGTCGATTTAAATACAACTACCAATAACACAACTCAGCAGAGACCGTCGCCTAATACCCAATGGAAATCAACAAGTATTACAACCGTTCTGCTAAATGGAAATTCGgaattggaaaataataaaagtgaaacAGTAACCAAACCAGTATTTACATCGACTTTGCCCCGCAGCAACGCCAGCCGATTTAGTATGCCGGCAGTTAATAATGTGGGTTCAGTGTTGCTCCGTTCAACCTCCATCACTCAATTGGAAGCTAATAAGCCCAAACTCAATCAGTCTGAAGCTGTAGCGGCTCCATTTGGTCAGAACACACTGCGAAAGACTGGGATGAAAGAGAAAATACTCGCAAACGATACCTTACCAAAAGAAAAGGCGGAAACCGAAAGCAATATTCGGGATCAAATTCCCAAGTCTCAAAGGTCAAGCCTCAAATCTTCTACTACTACTTCCAACAGTGTCGTAGGTATGACAAATGTAACAACAAcgtcggaaacaaaaaaagtccacCAAAAACCGGTGCAAAGTGCCAAATCAGAACTAAAACTTCAGAATTCGTCCAGCGTCTATTTAAACAGAACGAGCTTGAATCCAGCAACTAACATTACAACGACAACAAAGGCTCAGTCAGACGTAAAATCTACGTCCTTAgtaccaccaccaccaccaacgcCTCCCAAAGGTGTAACACTATCCACACCAAATAGTAGCCCTGCAACTACGCCCAGCAGTACAGATCCCAGAGATCAACTACTAATGGCAATACGCAACTTTAAGCGTGATAATCTAAATCGTATTTGA
- the LOC120774887 gene encoding NADH dehydrogenase [ubiquinone] 1 alpha subcomplex subunit 10, mitochondrial, with product MAAVFRVGIVRLCGRNASPALLNTQAASPMALTQKASIMGKSMRGGPRVPKESPYPYKEKRYTVLNSFFDKTSKRMDENSKVICVEGPIGAGKSKFAKELADELEMCYFPEVNMDLIYINSYGYDMRKLDPQLPELCRSYDVSNFCREPNHPLAAQFQIRMYMLRYSQYIDALQHVLSTGQGVVLDRSCYSDFVFLEAMYKNGYISRGAHSVYYEIRQNTIDELLKPHLVIYLDCPVEAVKQRIKARNIDYEVNSKVFTDTYLKDVETFYKQHFLKDISSHAEILVYDWTAGGETEVVVEDIERIDFGQFEVDHHNKKMKDWRFPLEAEWCEARIKYCNEKSTLMNYFNVPRYDVPELVRDADSSKVWRDVWFNAPGMKYRPGYNEDMGDTGLLTKTTIGLNRPL from the exons atGGCCGCTGTTTTCCGTGTGGGCATTGTGCGTCTATGTGGCCGTAATGCTAGCCCTGCATTGCTGAACACGCAAGCTGCTTCACCAATGGCTTTGACGCAAAAGGCTTCTATCATGGGTAAATCTATGCGTGGTGGTCCACGGGTGCCTAAAGAATCCCCATATCCCTACAAAGAGAAACGATACACTGTGCTGAATTCGTTTTTCGATAAAACATCAAAACGTATGGATGAGAACTCTAAAGTCATATGTGTTGAAGGGCCGATCGGTGCAGGCAAAAGCAAGTTTGCCAAAGAATTGGCAGATGAATTGGAAATGTGTTATTTTCCAGAAGTCAACATGGACTTGATTTACATCAATTCCTACGGCTACGATATGCGCAAGCTAGACCCTCAATTACCTGAACTCTGTCGTTCTTATGATGTGTCTAACTTTTGCCGTGAACCCAATCATCCTTTGGCTGCCCAGTTCCAAATCCGCATGTACATGTTGAGATATTCACAATATATAGATGCCTTACAACATGTGCTTTCTACCGGCCAAGGTGTAGTTTTGGATCGAAGCTGCTATTCGGACTTTGTGTTCTTGGAAGCAATGTATAAGAACGGTTATATTTCGCGTGGTGCCCACTCCGTATATTATGAAATTCGCCAAAATACAATTGATGAACTACTGAAACCGCATTTGGTAATCTACTTGGACTGCCCTGTCGAAGCTGTTAAG CAACGCATCAAAGCTCGTAATATTGACTACGAAGTTAATTCGAAGGTTTTCACTGATACCTACCTAAAGGATGTTGAAACGTTTTATAAACAACATTTCCTTAAGGATATAAGTAGCCATGCTGAAATCCTGGTTTACGATTGGACTGCTGGTGGTGAGACCGAAGTTGTGGTTGAAGATATCGAACGAATTGATTTCGGACAGTTCGAAGTTGATcaccacaataaaaaaatgaaggaTTGGCGTTTCCCACTGGAAGCTGAGTGGTGTGAAGCCCGTATTAAATACTGTAACGAAAAAAGCACTTTGATGAACTATTTTAATGTGCCACGTTACGACGTACCAGAACTGGTGCGCGATGCGGATAGCAGCAAAGTTTGGCGCGATGTGTGGTTCAAC GCTCCTGGCATGAAATATCGCCCTGGTTACAATGAAGATATGGGTGACACTGGTTTATTAACCAAAACAACAATTGGCCTCAATCGACCATTATAA
- the LOC120774873 gene encoding coiled-coil domain-containing protein CG32809 isoform X6, translated as MLIRWKSKDKSSSNLSSSNSSSSSSKKKRKGREGEEDWQNEAKTGRMPPNEQVSDHRRGMRRDDPRRHTLGGDMILYAGNQGQQQQRAMDLEMSTRAQKNKKNNVPRGYTPLNQGPLFDDDPGIMSEVETASTGFRRGNKQRSSLPVVRTPSKTLERPLGLVFLQYRSETKRALLPNEITSIDTVRALFVRSFPRQLTMAYLEGPNVKIYIHDASKDMFYELEDVRSHLREIRDRSVLRLFESTEVAAPPQILPGGPGVPQPLPQVTPNHWDQDQSYFSEPEFDSDYKHQHIHKSKIGKQAAPYYVGTSQTLPRGMYSSERTKVPIDGYSSSPERSTRGNYEEPYYSQYGTRGPVVAPIIDEEQGDVGLTEDQYAVYGMKVGPGRLPRPNQMYDSARPEDLHRIRVEHMERQLANLTGLVQKALVNQQPQITPIPVPTLDQNYLVVPTQCQANGSGNDLYIREKAPKLGKSSCQKSVSFEKSVSFSDDIQGIPKSHSPQHAADNKPTKPAIKSSTLPRTSSQERDRLKPPPPPKPLVLAQTHQTYRADIALAPEVYNHLRGLQKKAKDLRMEVRTLRRLSQAQAVAVREDIKGTFMRIRATLLASSGTFWGSHQGDQDATRISREEELYKQEVIRLEKDLSDLEASVETLRGEVINRRTRVNMTAVEDMALVLSRASKTVAELKMKFPGLSNGLRCMLSSEMERVVREEKFLKEEPDRLESALRRCKKLTGTLVTLKRLASVQEQRLPPNEPQINEEPPRSAEISNADKFNWRWSSNFKEAITDQSQHPGWGRSLSAGDPKTHSMLC; from the exons ATGCTGATACGTTGGAAGAGCAAAGATAAAAGTTCATCGAACctgagcagcagcaacagcagcagcagctcatcaaagaaaaaacgaaaaggaCGTGAAGGAG AAGAAGACTGGCAGAATGAGGCTAAAACTGGGCGTATGCCACCCAATGAGCAAG TTAGCGATCATAGGAGAGGTATGCGGCGAGACGATCCGCGACGGCACACCCTGGGTGGCGATATGATATTGTATGCCGGTAATCAaggacagcagcagcagcgggcAATGGATCTAGAG aTGAGTACGCGcgcacaaaaaaacaaaaag aATAATGTACCACGCGGCTATACTCCCTTGAATCAAGGACCTTTGTTCGACGATGACCCAGGCATCATGTCCGAGGTAGAAACGGCAAGCACTGGCTTTCGGCGTGGCAATAAACAACGGTCTTCGCTCCCAGTCGTTAGAACACCGTCGAAGACGTTGGAGCGCCCTTTAG GATTAGTATTTTTACAGTATCGATCGGAAACAAAACGCGCTTTATTGCCTAACGAAATAACCTCAATTGATACCGTTCGAGCGCTTTTCGTTCGTTCCTTTCCACGACAACTAACCATGGCATATCTAGAGGGTCCAAACGTCAAGATCTACATACATGATGCAAGCAAGGACATGTTTTATGAACTGGAGGATGTGCGTTCACATTTACGAGAAATTCGTGACCGCTCAGTATTGAGACTTTTCGAATCCACTGAAGTTGCTGCACCGCCACAAATTCTACCAGGTGGCCCTGGTGTACCTCAGCCTCTCCCACAAGTTACACCTAATCATTGGGACCAAGATCAG AGCTATTTCAGCGAACCAGAATTTGATTCAGATTACAAACATCAACACATTCATAAATCAAAG ATCGGTAAACAGGCGGCACCGTACTACGTGGGCACCTCGCAGACGTTACCGCGCGGTATGTACTCATCAGAGCGCACAAAAGTTCCCATTG atggTTACTCAAGTTCACCTGAACGCAGCACACGAGGCAACTACGAGGAGCCATATTACAGTCAATATGGAACCAGAGGACCAGTGGTTGCGCCAATCATTGATGAAGAGCAGGG TGATGTGGGTCTTACTGAGGATCAATACGCCGTATACGGAATGAAAGTAGGACCAGGGCGACTACCGAGACCGAACCAAATGTACGATTCGGCTAG GCCTGAAGACTTGCATCGTATTCGGGTAGAACATATGGAACGCCAATTGGCCAATTTAACAGGTCTAGTACAGAAAGCTCTCGTAAATCAACAGCCGCAAATTACACCGATTCCCGTGCCAACCTTGGATCAAAACTATTTGGTTGTACCAACGCAGTGTCAAG CTAACGGGTCGGGAAATGATTTGTATATAAGGGAAAAGGCACCGAAGTTAGGGAAGAGCTCATGCC AGAAATCAGTGTCGTTTGAAAAGTCAGTTTCCTTTAGTGACGACATACAAGGAATACCCAAATCTCATAGTCCTCAACACGCTG CCGATAACAAACCTACAAAACCAGCAATAAAATCATCGACTTTACCTCGTACATCTTCCCAGG AGAGAGACCGCCTTAAACCGCCGCCGCCCCCCAAGCCACTGGTTTTGGCTCAGACGCACCAAACCTATCGCGCTGATATAGCTCTTGCTCCAGAGGTCTACAATCATTTGCGTGGTTTGCAGAAAAAGGCCAAGGATCTTCGCATGGAGGTGCGTACACTGCGTCGTCTATCTCAAGCACAGGCGGTCGCAGTGCGCGAAGACATCAAAGGAACTTTTATGCGCATACGTGCCACACTGCTGGCCAGCAGCGGTACATTTTGGGGCAGCCATCAGGGTGATCAAGATGCCACGCGAATCTCGCGCGAAGAGGAACTCTATAAGCAAGAAGTTATCAGACTGGAAAAAGACCTTAGCGACTTGGAGGCATCTGTGGAGACACTACGCGGCGAAGTAATTAATCGACGTACACGTGTCAATATGACTGCCGTGGAGGACATGGCATTGGTACTCAGCAGAGCCAG TAAAACCGTTGcggaattaaaaatgaaatttcctGGACTCTCCAATGGACTACGTTGCATGCTATCGAGCGAAATGGAACGTGTCGTACGGGAGGAGAAATTTCTAAAAGAAGAACCTGACAGGCTTGAGTCGGCATTAAGGCGATGTAAAAAACTAACGGGTACATTAGTGACCTTGAAAAG GCTGGCCAGCGTACAAGAGCAACGATTGCCCCCTAACGAACCGCAAATCAACGAAGAGCCGCCGCGTTCGGCCGAGATCTCCAATGCAGACAAA TTTAACTGGCGATGGAGTTCTAACTTCAAAGAGGCAATCACTGA
- the LOC120774873 gene encoding coiled-coil domain-containing protein CG32809 isoform X7: MLIRWKSKDKSSSNLSSSNSSSSSSKKKRKGREGEDWQNEAKTGRMPPNEQVSDHRRGMRRDDPRRHTLGGDMILYAGNQGQQQQRAMDLEMSTRAQKNKKNNVPRGYTPLNQGPLFDDDPGIMSEVETASTGFRRGNKQRSSLPVVRTPSKTLERPLGLVFLQYRSETKRALLPNEITSIDTVRALFVRSFPRQLTMAYLEGPNVKIYIHDASKDMFYELEDVRSHLREIRDRSVLRLFESTEVAAPPQILPGGPGVPQPLPQVTPNHWDQDQSYFSEPEFDSDYKHQHIHKSKIGKQAAPYYVGTSQTLPRGMYSSERTKVPIDGYSSSPERSTRGNYEEPYYSQYGTRGPVVAPIIDEEQGDVGLTEDQYAVYGMKVGPGRLPRPNQMYDSARPEDLHRIRVEHMERQLANLTGLVQKALVNQQPQITPIPVPTLDQNYLVVPTQCQANGSGNDLYIREKAPKLGKSSCQKSVSFEKSVSFSDDIQGIPKSHSPQHAADNKPTKPAIKSSTLPRTSSQERDRLKPPPPPKPLVLAQTHQTYRADIALAPEVYNHLRGLQKKAKDLRMEVRTLRRLSQAQAVAVREDIKGTFMRIRATLLASSGTFWGSHQGDQDATRISREEELYKQEVIRLEKDLSDLEASVETLRGEVINRRTRVNMTAVEDMALVLSRASKTVAELKMKFPGLSNGLRCMLSSEMERVVREEKFLKEEPDRLESALRRCKKLTGTLVTLKRLASVQEQRLPPNEPQINEEPPRSAEISNADKFNWRWSSNFKEAITDQSQHPGWGRSLSAGDPKTHSMLC, from the exons ATGCTGATACGTTGGAAGAGCAAAGATAAAAGTTCATCGAACctgagcagcagcaacagcagcagcagctcatcaaagaaaaaacgaaaaggaCGTGAAGGAG AAGACTGGCAGAATGAGGCTAAAACTGGGCGTATGCCACCCAATGAGCAAG TTAGCGATCATAGGAGAGGTATGCGGCGAGACGATCCGCGACGGCACACCCTGGGTGGCGATATGATATTGTATGCCGGTAATCAaggacagcagcagcagcgggcAATGGATCTAGAG aTGAGTACGCGcgcacaaaaaaacaaaaag aATAATGTACCACGCGGCTATACTCCCTTGAATCAAGGACCTTTGTTCGACGATGACCCAGGCATCATGTCCGAGGTAGAAACGGCAAGCACTGGCTTTCGGCGTGGCAATAAACAACGGTCTTCGCTCCCAGTCGTTAGAACACCGTCGAAGACGTTGGAGCGCCCTTTAG GATTAGTATTTTTACAGTATCGATCGGAAACAAAACGCGCTTTATTGCCTAACGAAATAACCTCAATTGATACCGTTCGAGCGCTTTTCGTTCGTTCCTTTCCACGACAACTAACCATGGCATATCTAGAGGGTCCAAACGTCAAGATCTACATACATGATGCAAGCAAGGACATGTTTTATGAACTGGAGGATGTGCGTTCACATTTACGAGAAATTCGTGACCGCTCAGTATTGAGACTTTTCGAATCCACTGAAGTTGCTGCACCGCCACAAATTCTACCAGGTGGCCCTGGTGTACCTCAGCCTCTCCCACAAGTTACACCTAATCATTGGGACCAAGATCAG AGCTATTTCAGCGAACCAGAATTTGATTCAGATTACAAACATCAACACATTCATAAATCAAAG ATCGGTAAACAGGCGGCACCGTACTACGTGGGCACCTCGCAGACGTTACCGCGCGGTATGTACTCATCAGAGCGCACAAAAGTTCCCATTG atggTTACTCAAGTTCACCTGAACGCAGCACACGAGGCAACTACGAGGAGCCATATTACAGTCAATATGGAACCAGAGGACCAGTGGTTGCGCCAATCATTGATGAAGAGCAGGG TGATGTGGGTCTTACTGAGGATCAATACGCCGTATACGGAATGAAAGTAGGACCAGGGCGACTACCGAGACCGAACCAAATGTACGATTCGGCTAG GCCTGAAGACTTGCATCGTATTCGGGTAGAACATATGGAACGCCAATTGGCCAATTTAACAGGTCTAGTACAGAAAGCTCTCGTAAATCAACAGCCGCAAATTACACCGATTCCCGTGCCAACCTTGGATCAAAACTATTTGGTTGTACCAACGCAGTGTCAAG CTAACGGGTCGGGAAATGATTTGTATATAAGGGAAAAGGCACCGAAGTTAGGGAAGAGCTCATGCC AGAAATCAGTGTCGTTTGAAAAGTCAGTTTCCTTTAGTGACGACATACAAGGAATACCCAAATCTCATAGTCCTCAACACGCTG CCGATAACAAACCTACAAAACCAGCAATAAAATCATCGACTTTACCTCGTACATCTTCCCAGG AGAGAGACCGCCTTAAACCGCCGCCGCCCCCCAAGCCACTGGTTTTGGCTCAGACGCACCAAACCTATCGCGCTGATATAGCTCTTGCTCCAGAGGTCTACAATCATTTGCGTGGTTTGCAGAAAAAGGCCAAGGATCTTCGCATGGAGGTGCGTACACTGCGTCGTCTATCTCAAGCACAGGCGGTCGCAGTGCGCGAAGACATCAAAGGAACTTTTATGCGCATACGTGCCACACTGCTGGCCAGCAGCGGTACATTTTGGGGCAGCCATCAGGGTGATCAAGATGCCACGCGAATCTCGCGCGAAGAGGAACTCTATAAGCAAGAAGTTATCAGACTGGAAAAAGACCTTAGCGACTTGGAGGCATCTGTGGAGACACTACGCGGCGAAGTAATTAATCGACGTACACGTGTCAATATGACTGCCGTGGAGGACATGGCATTGGTACTCAGCAGAGCCAG TAAAACCGTTGcggaattaaaaatgaaatttcctGGACTCTCCAATGGACTACGTTGCATGCTATCGAGCGAAATGGAACGTGTCGTACGGGAGGAGAAATTTCTAAAAGAAGAACCTGACAGGCTTGAGTCGGCATTAAGGCGATGTAAAAAACTAACGGGTACATTAGTGACCTTGAAAAG GCTGGCCAGCGTACAAGAGCAACGATTGCCCCCTAACGAACCGCAAATCAACGAAGAGCCGCCGCGTTCGGCCGAGATCTCCAATGCAGACAAA TTTAACTGGCGATGGAGTTCTAACTTCAAAGAGGCAATCACTGA